CTCTTCGAGCGTGATCGGCCAATCGAGCAGGTTCGCGCCCTCGATATGACCATAGGTCGAGCGCGCCTTGAACTCATGGGGCTGAAAGCGCAGCGAGGCGCCCGCCCAATGGATCGAGGTGCCGCCGACCGCTTTCACGATCCAGGCGGGCAGGTTCGCGAAATCGCGCGCCACCCGCCAATCGCCCGAGGTCGTGCGCATGTCGGTCCAGGCGAGCTGGGCGAAGCTGTCCCATTCGTCGTTGATGTAATCTTCGGGCAGATAGCGCCCGCCCGCTTCCAGAGAAACGACTTTGATGCCCTTTTGCGCCAGCTCGTTGGCGAGCACGCCGCCGCCCGAGCCGGTGCCGATGATAACCACGACAGAGGCGTCGTCATGGGCGAATTTTGCAACTTTATCAGCCATATCCGTCCCTCCTCAGAGCCAGTCGATGTCGTTGAAACCGCGGTCGATATAGCCGCCATGCGAATAGCTTTCGCCCTCATAGCCAAAGAGCGGCCAGATCTCTTTCTGGTTATAAAGCCCGGTCACGAGGCCCGCGCGGATGGTCTGGAAGAAGGGCGAATGCTCGACCGTGCGCAGAATTTCCACGCGGTCCTTTTCCCAACCGGCGGCGAGATAGCTGTCGAAACCCTTGGATTTCGCCACGATATTCAAGGCCGTCACGCCCTCTTCGATCAGCGCGGCCTGCTCGGCATTGTCATAGCCCTTGACCGCGATCGCATAGAAGCGGTCGGCAATGCGGTCATGGGGATAGATGTCGCGCGCCATCTGGATCAGCGTCGCCATGGTCTCGGGCTTGAGCGTGGTCGTCTCGACCGCCCAGGCCGCATCGGTCGAGGCGACAAAGCCCGCGCCGACGACAAAGACGGCACCGGCCGCCATGGCGCGGGCCAGAAGGCCGCGCCGGGTCAACCCTCTGACCGGCAGGTCAGAAGGGGAAGTTTCGGTGACAGACATGTCAGTCCTCCCTGAGTTGGTTATTCCCGTCCTCCTGACGGGTTGCCTGCTTAGAGGTAGCGACCTGCGCGTTGCAGGACCTCGATCTCGTATCCGTCCGGATCCTTGATGAAGAAGAATTTCGCGATCACTTCGCCCGCCGGGGCGAAATCGACCAGCTTGCGCGGGGCGAGACCCAGCTCGGTCAGCCGCGCATGTTCGGCCACGACATCCTCGACCGAAACCGCGAGATGGCCGTAACCATTGCCGAGATCATAGGATTCCGTGCCCTTGTTGACGGTCAGTTCAAGTTCAAAGCTGCTTTCGGCATTGGCCAGATAGATCAGCGAGAAGGTCTCGAAATCGAGCCGCTCGGCCACGTCCAGACCGAAAGCGGTCTTGTAGAAGGCCAGCGAACGCGCCTCATTGCCTACGCGGATCATCGAATGAATCATCTTGGCCATAGAAAGCCCCTTTCCGGTCGTTTCGACCACTTTCGGGGCAAATCTGCCTGCCGGGGTAGCATCATGCTACCACGCGCCACTTTTCCGGGCAGATTCTTTCTTGGATCGGGCTTTTGGCGGGACTTGCGCTGCGCCCTCAGGCCGCTTGGGCAACCTGACGCGCGGCATCGCGGAAATCCTGGCCACCGCGCCCGCGCAATTCGAGCTGCACAAGGCAGGCGCAGCGCAGGAGCGAGGTGAAGTTCACCGGCTCGCCCTCAAGTTCGAGCACCTCGGATTGGAGCGTCGAGAGAAAGCCGGGCGTGGTCTGGCCCTCGCTGATCGCGATTTCGTCGAGAATGTCCCAGAACGCCTGTTCGAGACGGATCGAAGTGCTTTGCCCGTTCAGCCGCAGCTTGCGGGTGACAGGCTCATAGCGGCGGGGGTCCTGACGGACGAAAACCTCACACATGAGATGGCTCCAACACTCTTTGAAGCGATCCTATCACAGAAATCGCGAAAGACCTCAACTCATCGGGGGGAGGAGGGACCGGCGCGGGCGGGCCCGGCGGCACCGCCCGGGGGCTGTCTGCCCCCGGACCCCCGAGGATATTTTCGCATGAAAGACGGGGTTTGGCCGCTTTCCTTGATCCGCCGGGCGGCGGGGTCAGATTTCGGTGAGGCGCTGTGCGAGCCTGTCGTGGAAACTGCGTTCGCCGATGATATGGAGGTGGTTGGTGCCTGCAACGACCTCTGAGGCGGAAGCGCGGGGCGAGAGCCTGCGCCAGTCGATCAGATTGAGGCCGCGGCTGAGGCTGTCGCCGGCGCTGAAGGAGGCGACCGGGACATCGAGCGGGGCGAGCTGGTAGCGGCGGAAGACCAGCGCATTGTCGATCAGCACCCAGAAGGTGTGTTCGCGGCTCGAGACCTCGGGGCCGTCGGTGGGCAGCGGATCGGCCTCATTGCCGATGAAGCGCAGGAATTGCGCGAAGGTTTCTGCGTCCATCAGCGCGATCAGCCGGTCCCAATCGGCACGCATTCTGGTTTGTGCGAGCCAGCTGTCGAGTTCGGCTTCGAGGCGCGCGCGCTCGCCCGGGACAAAGCGGGGCGTGGCGCCCGGGGCGAAATCGACGCCGAGGTCGCAGACATCGACCTGGGTGATCAGCCTGAGGTCGATGTCGTTTTGGAGTTGCCGCGCGGCCTCCCAAGCGAGAAGGCCGCCCCAGGACCAGCCGAGGAAGGTGCAGGGCGCGCCTTGCGAGGTGGCGCGGATATGGGCGACATAGTCGGCGACGACATCGGCCACGCTGACATTCATCTCTTTGGATTCGTTCAGAGAATGGCAAAGAAAGCCGGTCACCGGCTGGTCGGGGCCGAGATGGTCGGTCAGGCGCAGATATTCGCGCGTCGAGACCAGGAGGCCCGGGAAGCAATAGAGGCGCGGCCGGGTGCCGGTGGCGCGCAGCAGGATCGCACTGCGCCCGGTCGCGTCTCCGGCCGTGATCCGGGCGGCGAGGCCGCGCACGGTGGGTGCATCAAAGAGATCAGCCACGGTCAGCTGCACCTTGGGCCAGATCTGCCGCATCCGCGCCAGCACCTTGAGCGCGATCAGCGAGCGTGCGCCCATCTGGAAGACGTCATCGGTGGTGCCGAGGCTCTCATAGCCGGTTTCCTCGCGCCAGAGCCTCAGGATCTGCGTCTCGGCCTCGGTTTCGGGCGCAATGCCTGCGCCCTTGCGCTGGACCTTGCCGGGCAGGGGCAAAGCGGCGCGGTCGAGTTTCGCATTCGGGTTCGTCGGCATCCGGTCGAGCACCACCACGGCGGCCGGGATCATATGTTTCGGCAGCAGGGTTTCGAGCCGGTGGAGCAGCGTCTCGCCGGTCACATCGGGCGGGGCCACGACATAGCCGATCAGGCGTTTCTCGCCCTCCTCCTCGCGCAGAAGGACCAGCGCCTCGCTGACGCCGGGTTGGGCGAGGAGCGCCGCCTCGATCTCGCCGGGCTCGATGCGGTAGCCGTTGAGTTTGACCTGCAGATCGACCCGGCCGAGGAATTCGATCGTGCCATCCTCGCGCCAGCGCCCGAGATCGCCCGAGCGGTAGAGCCGCGCGCCGTCCGGCCCGCCGAGACTTGGCCCGAAGGGATCGGGAATGAAGCGGTCGGCGGTGGTGCCCGGGCGCCCGACATAGCCGCGCGCGACGCCCGAGCCGCCGAGATGGATCTCGCCGACCACGCCGATCGGGCAGGGCATGAGATCGGGGTCGAGCACATAGGCGCGCCGGTCGCCAACCGCGCGGCCCAAGGGGGCATAGGCGCCGTCAAAGCGGGT
This genomic stretch from Paracoccus aminophilus JCM 7686 harbors:
- a CDS encoding VOC family protein, coding for MAKMIHSMIRVGNEARSLAFYKTAFGLDVAERLDFETFSLIYLANAESSFELELTVNKGTESYDLGNGYGHLAVSVEDVVAEHARLTELGLAPRKLVDFAPAGEVIAKFFFIKDPDGYEIEVLQRAGRYL
- a CDS encoding ribbon-helix-helix domain-containing protein, producing MCEVFVRQDPRRYEPVTRKLRLNGQSTSIRLEQAFWDILDEIAISEGQTTPGFLSTLQSEVLELEGEPVNFTSLLRCACLVQLELRGRGGQDFRDAARQVAQAA